In Thermoanaerobacterium sp. PSU-2, one genomic interval encodes:
- a CDS encoding GNAT family N-acetyltransferase → MIIRKANIDDIERINDIYNQAVLNTTATIDTEPRPLEYHKKWFEAHNDRYAVFVAIEDDIVVGWASLSIWSEKCGYRAVAEDSIYVDESYKGRGIGDKLIKKIIEHAKENEFHTIIARISEGNDVSIHLHEKYGFKIVGTLKELGYKFNRYLDIHILQLIL, encoded by the coding sequence ATGATCATTCGAAAAGCTAATATAGATGATATTGAAAGGATAAATGACATATACAATCAAGCTGTATTAAACACAACAGCAACAATTGATACTGAACCAAGGCCATTAGAGTATCATAAAAAGTGGTTTGAGGCCCACAATGACAGATATGCTGTTTTTGTGGCAATAGAAGACGACATTGTTGTAGGCTGGGCGTCATTATCCATTTGGTCTGAAAAATGCGGCTATAGGGCTGTGGCGGAAGACTCGATTTACGTTGATGAGTCGTACAAGGGACGTGGCATTGGGGATAAATTAATCAAGAAGATTATAGAACACGCAAAGGAAAATGAATTTCACACTATAATAGCCAGAATATCTGAAGGCAACGATGTAAGCATTCACTTGCACGAAAAGTACGGCTTCAAAATTGTTGGTACATTAAAGGAATTAGGTTACAAGTTTAATAGATACCTGGATATTCACATATTGCAGTTGATTTTGTAA
- a CDS encoding DEAD/DEAH box helicase — protein sequence MDFKELNLNEKILKAIDDMGFEEPSKIQSEVIPVLLQGSDVIGQAETGTGKTLAYGAPIINNIGSNEGKVFCLVLTPTRELAIQVNDELARIGKYSKVRLLPVYGGVQIDRQIKAIKRGVDIIIGTPGRVLDLIKRDILRLNDVKYLVLDEADEMLDMGFIDDIKEIINHTNKERQTMMFSATMPDEIKNLAKKYMKSDAKFISIVKKTMTVSTVQHFYYEVKNQERFESLCRILDVEEPSSTIIFCKTKKEVDELTENMQSRGYNVEGMHGDMSQNQRINTLRKFKEGILDFLVATDVAARGIDIENVTHVINYNLPQDVESYVHRIGRTGRANRSGVAYTLVTSREYPALKRIEKATRCKIKRKELPTVDDILEVKYNKMIAEIKKTLEKNDYKRFVPLAMELDEEYNLVDVAAALMDMYYGEDVYRNDIERDYLRLFINLGRKDKFNKRTAIKLFSDCRISKNDIQDIDIFEKFSFVNVARSAAKNIIDQLSGKTIDGKRISVEISKPRK from the coding sequence ATGGATTTTAAGGAACTAAATTTAAATGAAAAAATTTTAAAAGCTATCGACGATATGGGATTTGAAGAGCCATCTAAAATACAGTCGGAAGTAATACCTGTGTTGTTGCAGGGCTCAGATGTAATAGGACAGGCAGAGACAGGAACCGGCAAGACGCTGGCGTACGGTGCACCTATCATAAACAATATTGGTTCAAATGAGGGGAAAGTGTTTTGCCTTGTTTTGACTCCTACAAGAGAGTTGGCAATACAAGTAAATGATGAATTGGCCCGCATTGGAAAGTATTCTAAAGTGAGATTGCTTCCTGTCTATGGTGGCGTGCAAATAGATAGGCAAATTAAAGCAATAAAAAGAGGCGTAGATATAATAATTGGCACTCCAGGCAGAGTTCTGGACCTTATTAAGAGGGATATATTGAGATTGAACGATGTGAAGTACCTTGTTTTAGATGAAGCAGATGAAATGCTGGATATGGGGTTTATAGACGATATTAAAGAAATCATAAACCATACAAATAAAGAAAGACAGACCATGATGTTTTCTGCCACGATGCCGGATGAAATAAAGAATCTTGCAAAGAAATACATGAAAAGCGATGCAAAATTTATTTCTATCGTAAAAAAGACTATGACCGTTTCAACAGTCCAGCATTTTTATTACGAGGTGAAAAACCAAGAAAGGTTTGAATCTCTTTGCAGAATATTAGATGTTGAAGAGCCGTCAAGCACGATAATTTTCTGCAAAACGAAAAAGGAAGTTGATGAGCTTACAGAAAATATGCAGTCGAGAGGATACAATGTTGAAGGTATGCATGGTGATATGAGCCAAAATCAAAGGATAAATACGCTTAGGAAATTCAAAGAAGGTATTTTGGATTTCTTAGTGGCGACTGATGTAGCAGCAAGAGGCATAGATATTGAGAATGTGACACATGTCATAAATTACAATCTGCCACAAGATGTAGAATCGTATGTTCACAGAATTGGCAGGACAGGAAGAGCAAATCGAAGTGGTGTCGCTTATACATTAGTGACATCAAGGGAGTATCCAGCATTGAAGAGGATAGAAAAAGCCACAAGATGCAAAATAAAGCGAAAAGAACTGCCAACTGTAGATGACATATTGGAAGTTAAGTACAATAAAATGATAGCTGAAATCAAAAAGACATTGGAGAAAAATGATTATAAAAGGTTTGTGCCATTGGCAATGGAGCTTGACGAAGAATACAATCTTGTAGATGTTGCGGCAGCTTTGATGGATATGTATTATGGGGAAGATGTGTATAGAAATGACATTGAACGGGATTATTTAAGGCTGTTTATCAATTTAGGAAGAAAAGACAAATTCAATAAGAGGACGGCAATTAAGCTTTTTTCAGATTGCCGCATCTCAAAAAATGATATACAGGATATAGACATATTTGAAAAATTTTCGTTTGTAAATGTGGCCAGAAGCGCTGCAAAAAATATAATTGACCAATTATCTGGTAAAACAATCGATGGTAAAAGAATAAGCGTAGAGATTTCAAAGCCCAGAAAATAA